Proteins from a genomic interval of Desulfofustis limnaeus:
- a CDS encoding lactate utilization protein — MENWQDHFWKLRLHQCKDALEKNNFEVHLVDTAEAARAVFFETIRPAVPFTTASWADSMSLHATGILEELKRQPEVELIETFAPGIPRETLIERRRQALLVDLFLTGSNAVTESGQLVNLDMVGNRVGALTFGPRTVVLVIGRNKLVKDVAEGMQRIRNYAAPLNAIRHSGWKTPCRKTSFCHDCRSPDRICNTWTITEKSYPKQRIKIILVNQDLGL, encoded by the coding sequence ATGGAAAACTGGCAGGATCACTTCTGGAAACTACGTTTGCACCAGTGCAAGGATGCTCTGGAAAAAAACAATTTCGAAGTCCACCTGGTTGATACTGCCGAGGCCGCCCGCGCTGTTTTTTTTGAGACGATCAGGCCCGCCGTACCATTCACCACGGCCTCCTGGGCCGATTCGATGAGTCTGCACGCAACGGGGATACTGGAGGAATTGAAGCGGCAACCGGAAGTGGAGTTGATTGAAACCTTTGCACCGGGGATACCCCGGGAGACGTTGATCGAACGGCGGCGCCAAGCCCTGCTGGTCGATCTGTTTTTGACCGGTAGCAACGCGGTCACGGAGAGTGGTCAACTGGTCAATCTGGACATGGTCGGCAACCGGGTTGGAGCGTTGACCTTCGGACCTCGAACGGTGGTTCTGGTCATCGGTAGAAACAAGCTGGTCAAGGATGTGGCGGAAGGGATGCAGCGAATCAGGAACTATGCCGCTCCACTCAACGCTATTCGGCACAGCGGCTGGAAGACACCGTGTCGTAAGACCTCCTTTTGCCATGACTGTCGAAGCCCCGATCGTATCTGCAATACCTGGACGATCACCGAAAAGTCCTATCCGAAACAACGGATTAAAATCATCCTGGTCAACCAGGATCTCGGATTGTGA
- a CDS encoding GntR family transcriptional regulator, translating to MDLPTSGDSKQKPLGLGAQVAALLTKAILEGDFRGGEQLVEQELQSRYSVSRSPLREAFRELEKKGLVDIVPRRGTFVKRITFKDIQNHFPVRAVLEGLAARLAAGSMTDQQRQELAAVLERMKDAVAHQDTGAYYQHHLHFHEIFIAASGNDLLIDTLQTLRMQNLWHRFSYRYYQENLENSYGVHQQIYELFSAAEPDGDTIRTVVEEHITVAMERFLVYLSRHEHHDPVRFS from the coding sequence ATGGATTTGCCAACGTCTGGCGATAGCAAACAAAAGCCTCTGGGCCTTGGCGCCCAGGTGGCGGCATTACTCACCAAGGCGATCCTTGAGGGTGACTTCAGGGGCGGGGAGCAATTGGTGGAACAGGAGCTGCAGTCGCGCTACAGCGTCAGTCGATCACCGTTGCGGGAAGCCTTTCGTGAATTGGAAAAAAAAGGATTGGTGGACATCGTGCCGCGGCGCGGCACGTTCGTCAAGCGCATCACGTTCAAGGACATCCAAAACCATTTCCCGGTGCGCGCCGTACTGGAAGGGTTGGCGGCCCGCCTGGCTGCCGGGAGCATGACCGATCAGCAGCGGCAGGAGTTGGCAGCGGTCCTGGAGCGGATGAAGGATGCCGTGGCTCACCAGGACACGGGAGCCTACTATCAACACCATCTGCATTTCCATGAAATTTTCATTGCCGCCTCGGGAAACGACCTGTTGATTGACACCTTGCAGACGCTGCGTATGCAGAATTTGTGGCATCGGTTTTCGTACCGCTATTATCAGGAGAACCTGGAGAATTCCTATGGCGTTCATCAGCAAATCTACGAATTGTTCAGCGCTGCCGAACCTGACGGCGACACGATCCGAACCGTTGTCGAGGAGCATATTACCGTGGCCATGGAACGTTTTCTGGTCTATCTGAGCCGACATGAGCATCATGACCCCGTGCGTTTTTCTTAG